A region of Helicoverpa zea isolate HzStark_Cry1AcR chromosome 16, ilHelZeax1.1, whole genome shotgun sequence DNA encodes the following proteins:
- the LOC124637435 gene encoding putative phospholipase B-like lamina ancestor isoform X2, producing the protein MSKILKVVGASWLQTKISSYILGILGILSILALFVGQIERIQEDGNYAATVFFSNKTGYRIEYWGQSNELADIPRGVARAYFRMDIDTTGWSLLEIETDPSYSDDHQAYAAGIVEGALTWSLIHSHLENTIRAKCDESPSVMKQCNKFRDTLDKSVDIWKAHAAEKGGDDPFWHHVSLHYIQISGILTGWKHGIDRSMKEYETDISDLYWLNSVSEAIEIQRKMNISLEDEALETVPHLSSAFLRVADDKTKDGIPTKKFYASMTRILKKYKLNYHETAKDSKLVPGTSVHFSGYPGSITSQDEFYVVKGDKHRLAVTGTTLRNYNHKLWKEVNITEQVPVGPRVSAANHLATNVSSWGHIMATSNSGTACKQWLIVDFNRFDHLHTLAPRTEVDEPNEVVTESTLEKDVRHIVVYRNNNVHSKGLLSLVEQVPGRTHSADLSDAFLEQGYWATYGLPFFKDIAEITHVNKMEEKYGNIFSESESPRALLFKLGHTNATTLDSIISLMRQNNMTEANSTNKEDIEECSGDVNCILSERGYWSVVGVRGDITSLHREAFGVIDTKVVSGALNETNLDIFAVSGPPYTEIQPNATKILLNKGNIAPIYTELLNDKPDINGIEIRDLVLHEQEKAEEDKLELLNKDLIKPFDWSESEFKNASHQGLPDRWAFSLYSPKWTW; encoded by the exons ATGAGCAAGATTCTAAAAGTCGTCGGAGCTTCGTGGCTCCAGACGAAAATCAGCTCCTACATCCTTGGGATTCTCGGCATCCTGTCAATCTTGGCCCTGTTCGTTGGACAAATTGAAAG AATTCAGGAAGATGGAAATTATGCAGCGACTGTATTTTTCTCGAATAAAACCGGGTATCGCATCGAGTACTGGGGGCAGAGCAATGAGCTAGCAGACATACCCAGAGGGGTAGCACGAGCATACTTTAGAATGGACATTGATACCACTGG GTGGTCTCTTTTGGAAATCGAAACGGACCCATCATACTCCGACGACCACCAAGCTTACGCGGCGGGTATCGTGGAAGGCGCTCTCACGTGGTCCCTGATCCACTCGCACTTAGAGAATACCATCAGAGCGAAGTGCGATGAAAGTCCCTCAGTCATGAAGCAGTGTAACAAGTTCAGGGATACCCTTGACAAGTCAGTCGATATCTGGAAAGCACACGCCGCAGAAAAAGGGGGAGACGACCCATTCTGGCATCAT GTATCCCTGCACTACATACAAATAAGCGGCATACTCACCGGTTGGAAGCACGGAATTGACCGCAGTATGAAAGAGTATGAAACCGACATTTCAGACTTGTACTGGCTGAATTCCGTATCAGAAGCCATTGAAATCCAACGCAAAATGAACATCTCTTTAGAAGACGAAGCTCTTGAAACAGTTCCTCATTTATCCAGTGCCTTTTTGAGAGTTGCTGACGATAAAACTAAAGATGGGATTCCCACTAAAAAGTT CTATGCTTCAATGACCCGTATTCTGAAGAAATACAAACTGAACTATCACGAGACTGCCAAAGATTCCAAACTCGTTCCCGGTACATCGGTCCATTTCTCTGGCTACCCTGGTTCCATCACTAGCCAGGACGAATTCTACGTTGTGAAGGGCGACAAACACAGATTGGCAGTCACAGGCACTACGCTACGGAACTATAACCATAAATTATGGAAGGAAGTCAACATTACGGAACAA GTGCCTGTGGGTCCTCGAGTGTCAGCAGCTAATCATCTGGCGACCAACGTGAGTTCCTGGGGCCATATCATGGCAACCAGCAATTCGGGAACAGCCTGCAAGCAATGGCTCATTGTAGACTTTAACAGATTCGACCATCTACACACCTTAGCTCCACGAACCGAAGTCGATGAGCCAAATGAAGTGGTTACCGAGAGCACTCTTGAAAA ggACGTCAGACATATAGTGGTGTACCGCAACAACAACGTTCATTCTAAGGGTCTGCTGTCGCTGGTAGAGCAAGTGCCTGGACGGACGCATTCGGCAGATCTGTCTGACGCTTTCTTGGAACAAGGATATTGGGCCACATATGGATTGCCGTTCTTCAAA GATATCGCAGAAATCACACACGTCAACAAAATGGAAGAGAAGTACGGGAATATATTCTCGGAGTCCGAATCACCTCGTGCTCTGTTGTTCAAGCTAGGTCACACAAACGCCACGACACTGGACAGCATCATATCGTTAATGAGACAGAACAACATGACGGAAGCAAACAGCACTAATAAAGAAGACATTGAAGAATGTTCCGGTGATGTCAACTGTATACTCAGTGAGCGAGGCTATTGGTCTGTTGTAGGAGTGAGAGGAGACATCACTAGTCTTCATAGAGAAGCCTTCGGAGTTATTGACACAAAAGTCGTGAGCG GAGCTCTTAACGAAACCAATTTGGATATTTTCGCGGTATCCGGCCCACCATACACAGAAATTCAACCGAACGCCACGAAAATATTATTGAACAAGGGAAACATTGCGCCCATCTATACTGAACTGCTTAATGACAAGCCCGACATCAACGGCATTGAAATCAGAGACCTCGTGCTACATGAACAGGAGAAGGCTGAGGAAGATAAACTGGAACTCCTCAATAAAGACCTGATAAAACCCTTTGATTGGTCAGAAAGTGAATTTAAGAATGCTTCTCACCAGGGTCTGCCCGACCGGTGGGCTTTTAGTCTATACTCCCCTAAATGGACGTGGTGA
- the LOC124637435 gene encoding putative phospholipase B-like lamina ancestor isoform X1, with protein sequence MSKILKVVGASWLQTKISSYILGILGILSILALFVGQIERIQEDGNYAATVFFSNKTGYRIEYWGQSNELADIPRGVARAYFRMDIDTTGWSLLEIETDPSYSDDHQAYAAGIVEGALTWSLIHSHLENTIRAKCDESPSVMKQCNKFRDTLDKSVDIWKAHAAEKGGDDPFWHHVSLHYIQISGILTGWKHGIDRSMKEYETDISDLYWLNSVSEAIEIQRKMNISLEDEALETVPHLSSAFLRVADDKTKDGIPTKKLYVSQNAAGSYASMTRILKKYKLNYHETAKDSKLVPGTSVHFSGYPGSITSQDEFYVVKGDKHRLAVTGTTLRNYNHKLWKEVNITEQVPVGPRVSAANHLATNVSSWGHIMATSNSGTACKQWLIVDFNRFDHLHTLAPRTEVDEPNEVVTESTLEKDVRHIVVYRNNNVHSKGLLSLVEQVPGRTHSADLSDAFLEQGYWATYGLPFFKDIAEITHVNKMEEKYGNIFSESESPRALLFKLGHTNATTLDSIISLMRQNNMTEANSTNKEDIEECSGDVNCILSERGYWSVVGVRGDITSLHREAFGVIDTKVVSGALNETNLDIFAVSGPPYTEIQPNATKILLNKGNIAPIYTELLNDKPDINGIEIRDLVLHEQEKAEEDKLELLNKDLIKPFDWSESEFKNASHQGLPDRWAFSLYSPKWTW encoded by the exons ATGAGCAAGATTCTAAAAGTCGTCGGAGCTTCGTGGCTCCAGACGAAAATCAGCTCCTACATCCTTGGGATTCTCGGCATCCTGTCAATCTTGGCCCTGTTCGTTGGACAAATTGAAAG AATTCAGGAAGATGGAAATTATGCAGCGACTGTATTTTTCTCGAATAAAACCGGGTATCGCATCGAGTACTGGGGGCAGAGCAATGAGCTAGCAGACATACCCAGAGGGGTAGCACGAGCATACTTTAGAATGGACATTGATACCACTGG GTGGTCTCTTTTGGAAATCGAAACGGACCCATCATACTCCGACGACCACCAAGCTTACGCGGCGGGTATCGTGGAAGGCGCTCTCACGTGGTCCCTGATCCACTCGCACTTAGAGAATACCATCAGAGCGAAGTGCGATGAAAGTCCCTCAGTCATGAAGCAGTGTAACAAGTTCAGGGATACCCTTGACAAGTCAGTCGATATCTGGAAAGCACACGCCGCAGAAAAAGGGGGAGACGACCCATTCTGGCATCAT GTATCCCTGCACTACATACAAATAAGCGGCATACTCACCGGTTGGAAGCACGGAATTGACCGCAGTATGAAAGAGTATGAAACCGACATTTCAGACTTGTACTGGCTGAATTCCGTATCAGAAGCCATTGAAATCCAACGCAAAATGAACATCTCTTTAGAAGACGAAGCTCTTGAAACAGTTCCTCATTTATCCAGTGCCTTTTTGAGAGTTGCTGACGATAAAACTAAAGATGGGATTCCCACTAAAAAGTTGTACGTATCGCAAAACGCTGCTGGGAG CTATGCTTCAATGACCCGTATTCTGAAGAAATACAAACTGAACTATCACGAGACTGCCAAAGATTCCAAACTCGTTCCCGGTACATCGGTCCATTTCTCTGGCTACCCTGGTTCCATCACTAGCCAGGACGAATTCTACGTTGTGAAGGGCGACAAACACAGATTGGCAGTCACAGGCACTACGCTACGGAACTATAACCATAAATTATGGAAGGAAGTCAACATTACGGAACAA GTGCCTGTGGGTCCTCGAGTGTCAGCAGCTAATCATCTGGCGACCAACGTGAGTTCCTGGGGCCATATCATGGCAACCAGCAATTCGGGAACAGCCTGCAAGCAATGGCTCATTGTAGACTTTAACAGATTCGACCATCTACACACCTTAGCTCCACGAACCGAAGTCGATGAGCCAAATGAAGTGGTTACCGAGAGCACTCTTGAAAA ggACGTCAGACATATAGTGGTGTACCGCAACAACAACGTTCATTCTAAGGGTCTGCTGTCGCTGGTAGAGCAAGTGCCTGGACGGACGCATTCGGCAGATCTGTCTGACGCTTTCTTGGAACAAGGATATTGGGCCACATATGGATTGCCGTTCTTCAAA GATATCGCAGAAATCACACACGTCAACAAAATGGAAGAGAAGTACGGGAATATATTCTCGGAGTCCGAATCACCTCGTGCTCTGTTGTTCAAGCTAGGTCACACAAACGCCACGACACTGGACAGCATCATATCGTTAATGAGACAGAACAACATGACGGAAGCAAACAGCACTAATAAAGAAGACATTGAAGAATGTTCCGGTGATGTCAACTGTATACTCAGTGAGCGAGGCTATTGGTCTGTTGTAGGAGTGAGAGGAGACATCACTAGTCTTCATAGAGAAGCCTTCGGAGTTATTGACACAAAAGTCGTGAGCG GAGCTCTTAACGAAACCAATTTGGATATTTTCGCGGTATCCGGCCCACCATACACAGAAATTCAACCGAACGCCACGAAAATATTATTGAACAAGGGAAACATTGCGCCCATCTATACTGAACTGCTTAATGACAAGCCCGACATCAACGGCATTGAAATCAGAGACCTCGTGCTACATGAACAGGAGAAGGCTGAGGAAGATAAACTGGAACTCCTCAATAAAGACCTGATAAAACCCTTTGATTGGTCAGAAAGTGAATTTAAGAATGCTTCTCACCAGGGTCTGCCCGACCGGTGGGCTTTTAGTCTATACTCCCCTAAATGGACGTGGTGA